A section of the Thermotoga caldifontis AZM44c09 genome encodes:
- a CDS encoding PEGA domain-containing protein encodes MKKAWIVFLALLVAALSFADMQLKNIIIVPKPSDLEVKVWLNKPEGSVYQIGESLNIYFKANKSCYVVIYDIRSDGKIVLLFPNRYDTNNYIAPNVTYKLPISSAYSFKVAPPEGKEFIQIIASTSYIPLFQQLRDLGTSGTFPQLTTDPERYVQEQILPHLTGQWASDITYFYVGRAPSKGVAQLESNPTGAYVYVDGRYIGTTPARVELDEGQHFATFYWRDQVITETFFITAGRTVVVSANFLRKTMLDIRTTPAGAQVFVDGNFVGVSPIQVEVQPGAHTILATMPGYAPAQTSVSVSAGETKTVNLVLNPEQATLRIFSSPAGASIYVNGQYRGVAPSSGLTLSLSPGTYTVMARLTGYEDTSMTVTLNPGESRSITLTLPPRKATLNIFTNPVGASIYVDGNYVGTTRSTGLSVQVDPGTHTIVATMNGYEDTTVTVSVASGETKRVDITLPPIPRTGVLMIYTTPVNASVYVDGRFVGTAGSLGLRVEVDANVVHRIVASLPDYEDASTEVQVMPNETKIVRLTLEPVQRTGTVSINSTPSNALVYINGYLKGITPLRIDLDYGTYQLVVLKGGYYAEVLTLVVDRRSVSVSVTLRPIQ; translated from the coding sequence ATGAAAAAGGCGTGGATCGTGTTTCTGGCGTTGCTCGTTGCGGCCCTGAGCTTTGCAGATATGCAGCTGAAAAACATCATCATAGTACCTAAACCGAGCGATCTTGAAGTTAAGGTGTGGCTCAACAAACCCGAAGGTTCTGTTTATCAGATCGGTGAATCGCTGAACATCTACTTCAAGGCGAACAAGAGCTGCTACGTGGTCATTTACGACATCCGTTCTGATGGAAAGATCGTGCTCCTGTTTCCGAACAGGTACGATACGAACAACTACATCGCTCCGAACGTGACCTACAAGCTTCCCATCTCGTCAGCATATTCCTTCAAAGTCGCACCACCTGAGGGAAAAGAGTTCATCCAGATCATCGCGAGCACCAGCTACATCCCGCTCTTTCAACAGCTCAGAGATCTCGGAACGTCCGGAACCTTCCCGCAGCTGACGACCGATCCGGAACGCTACGTACAGGAACAGATCCTTCCACACCTCACGGGCCAGTGGGCGAGCGATATAACCTACTTCTACGTGGGTCGCGCACCGAGCAAAGGCGTCGCGCAGCTTGAGTCCAACCCAACCGGTGCGTACGTGTACGTGGACGGAAGATACATCGGCACGACCCCGGCACGCGTCGAGCTGGACGAAGGTCAGCATTTCGCTACCTTCTACTGGCGGGACCAGGTGATCACAGAAACGTTCTTCATCACCGCCGGAAGGACCGTCGTGGTGAGCGCGAACTTCTTGAGAAAAACGATGCTGGACATCAGAACAACACCGGCTGGTGCGCAGGTCTTCGTCGACGGCAACTTCGTGGGTGTGAGCCCGATCCAGGTTGAGGTACAGCCCGGCGCCCACACGATCCTCGCGACGATGCCAGGCTACGCACCGGCTCAAACGAGCGTGTCCGTTTCGGCGGGTGAGACGAAGACTGTCAACCTGGTGCTCAATCCAGAGCAGGCAACGCTGAGGATCTTCTCGAGCCCGGCGGGCGCCTCGATCTACGTCAACGGCCAGTACAGAGGTGTCGCACCGTCTTCAGGATTGACCCTGTCGCTCAGTCCAGGTACGTACACCGTCATGGCGAGATTGACAGGCTACGAAGACACTTCCATGACTGTGACGCTCAATCCGGGTGAGAGCAGGAGCATCACGCTGACTCTGCCTCCGAGGAAAGCCACTCTCAACATCTTCACCAACCCCGTGGGTGCTTCGATCTACGTTGATGGAAACTACGTTGGTACGACGCGCAGCACGGGTCTTTCCGTGCAGGTCGATCCCGGCACACACACGATCGTCGCCACGATGAATGGCTACGAAGACACGACTGTGACCGTCAGCGTCGCTTCCGGTGAGACCAAGAGAGTGGACATAACACTGCCACCGATCCCCAGAACAGGCGTTCTGATGATCTACACCACACCGGTGAACGCTTCGGTCTATGTGGATGGAAGGTTCGTGGGTACAGCGGGTTCTCTCGGCTTGAGGGTCGAAGTGGACGCGAACGTGGTTCACAGAATCGTTGCGAGCTTGCCAGACTACGAAGACGCCTCAACTGAAGTTCAGGTGATGCCGAACGAGACGAAGATCGTGAGGCTCACACTCGAACCTGTCCAGAGAACGGGCACAGTCAGCATCAACAGTACGCCGTCCAACGCGCTGGTGTACATAAACGGTTATCTGAAGGGTATCACGCCGTTGAGGATCGATCTCGACTACGGAACCTACCAGCTCGTGGTGCTCAAGGGCGGTTACTACGCGGAAGTGCTCACGCTGGTCGTGGACAGAAGAAGTGTGAGCGTGAGCGTGACTCTGAGGCCCATCCAGTGA
- a CDS encoding tRNA dihydrouridine synthase, with translation MGRFSYPGILGLAPMAGVTDRAFRTVCRLWGAQFFFTEMISAESVLLDLEVVERMLPFEEENTAVQLYGSDPKKLALAARKVQHRASWIDLNAACPVKKVVKKNSGAALLKDLERLRDIVMAMKDVCDKPITVKIRIGFERNELEKIMETLVLAGADGVEVHGRTAVQMYSGKAQWDLKLDRWNIPAAISGDLYTVEDVQNAMNISKASAAILARGALRKPWIFHEFFHGKAPGVEEIRDMFLLHAKLLRELEGERSFYSLRQFVAGYTHGFSGAREFRERFMKLEGFEAIQNAIEEFFNRFLMNVGENKVVKEDGARA, from the coding sequence ATGGGAAGGTTTAGCTATCCGGGTATACTCGGCCTCGCACCCATGGCCGGTGTGACGGACAGGGCCTTCAGAACCGTCTGCAGGCTGTGGGGTGCTCAGTTCTTCTTCACCGAAATGATCAGCGCCGAGAGCGTGCTCTTAGATCTCGAAGTTGTCGAAAGGATGCTTCCTTTCGAGGAAGAGAACACCGCGGTACAGCTGTACGGTTCAGACCCCAAGAAACTCGCCCTCGCCGCAAGGAAAGTTCAGCACAGGGCGAGCTGGATCGATCTGAACGCAGCGTGTCCCGTGAAGAAAGTCGTCAAGAAGAACAGCGGTGCCGCGTTGTTGAAAGATCTTGAAAGGCTCAGAGACATCGTCATGGCGATGAAGGACGTTTGTGACAAGCCGATCACCGTGAAGATCAGGATCGGTTTTGAAAGGAACGAGCTTGAAAAGATCATGGAAACGCTCGTCCTCGCCGGTGCCGATGGGGTCGAAGTGCACGGAAGAACAGCGGTTCAGATGTATTCAGGCAAAGCCCAGTGGGACCTGAAGCTGGACAGATGGAACATTCCAGCGGCCATTTCTGGCGATCTGTACACGGTCGAAGACGTTCAAAACGCGATGAACATCTCCAAAGCCAGCGCCGCCATACTCGCAAGGGGTGCGCTCAGAAAACCCTGGATCTTCCACGAATTTTTTCATGGAAAAGCGCCGGGTGTTGAAGAGATCAGGGACATGTTCCTGCTCCACGCAAAACTTTTGAGAGAGCTGGAAGGAGAAAGATCGTTCTACAGTCTGAGACAGTTCGTGGCAGGTTACACGCACGGCTTTTCTGGCGCGAGGGAATTCAGAGAAAGGTTCATGAAACTCGAAGGTTTCGAAGCGATCCAGAATGCTATCGAAGAGTTCTTTAATCGTTTTCTAATGAACGTGGGGGAAAATAAAGTTGTCAAAGAAGATGGAGCCAGAGCATGA
- a CDS encoding CBS domain-containing protein, translating into MFVKDVMTTNVITISPETTFQEAMEIIRSRGIRRLPVVKNDRVVGIVAEKDLLKASPSQATTLDVWELTTLLGKLTVKQIMKKDVVHVHPNTPIEEAAKIMADKKIGSLLVMEEEKLVGIITETDIFKVFINMLGAREKGYRYVFKVRNVPGILAKILNLMSQCGGDIIAVSTYEKSEEEYNVVIKVKPSLNRENFERKLLEGIPNVSIIDVRQD; encoded by the coding sequence ATGTTCGTCAAGGATGTGATGACGACGAACGTGATCACGATCTCTCCGGAAACGACGTTTCAGGAAGCGATGGAGATCATCAGGAGCAGAGGTATCAGAAGGTTGCCGGTTGTCAAGAACGATAGGGTCGTTGGAATCGTTGCAGAGAAGGATCTGCTGAAGGCTTCACCTTCGCAGGCCACCACGCTGGATGTTTGGGAACTGACCACTCTGCTCGGTAAACTCACCGTCAAGCAGATCATGAAGAAGGACGTTGTCCACGTTCATCCGAACACGCCCATAGAAGAAGCGGCGAAGATCATGGCGGACAAAAAGATCGGTTCTCTCCTGGTGATGGAAGAAGAAAAGCTGGTCGGAATAATAACCGAAACCGACATATTCAAAGTGTTCATCAACATGCTCGGTGCGCGGGAGAAAGGTTACAGGTACGTCTTCAAGGTGAGAAACGTTCCTGGAATCCTCGCGAAGATTTTGAATTTGATGTCCCAGTGCGGTGGAGACATCATCGCCGTGAGCACTTACGAAAAATCGGAGGAAGAGTACAACGTGGTGATAAAGGTGAAACCATCTCTGAACAGGGAAAACTTCGAGCGAAAACTCCTGGAAGGTATTCCGAACGTTTCGATCATCGATGTGAGACAAGATTGA
- a CDS encoding Gfo/Idh/MocA family protein — translation MKKVRIGIVGAGKISEVLHIPNTILSEYAQLVAIADPNAQRLEQFKRKLENVRFYEDYRQMLEKEDIDAVIVATPNALHAEVSIAALEKGKNVLVEKPMATNSGDALKMIEAAKENRKVLMVNHSQRFFPHHIKAKEIVQSGVLGEIRLVKTMFGHAGPENWSPSAAWFFDKNVAMFGALGDLGVHKVDLIRYITGLDIVECTGFIATLEKRASVEDVASAVLRLSNSSLATLDSNWITKGLEENYFVVYGEKGTMKVGQTDPTKIDIYLEKPFRMHGEIVLRPLFTNEDPYWKMPVVDHFAKVCLGLEEPIVKPEDGYIAVKVVERIFESAKRGQAVKVE, via the coding sequence GTGAAGAAGGTAAGAATCGGTATCGTGGGCGCGGGAAAGATATCTGAAGTGTTGCACATCCCAAACACGATCCTTTCCGAGTACGCACAGCTCGTGGCGATAGCAGACCCGAACGCGCAGAGGCTGGAACAATTCAAACGAAAGCTTGAAAATGTGAGGTTTTACGAGGATTATCGACAGATGCTCGAGAAGGAAGACATAGATGCTGTCATCGTGGCCACTCCGAACGCACTGCACGCGGAAGTTTCCATCGCCGCACTCGAGAAAGGGAAAAACGTGCTGGTGGAAAAACCCATGGCCACGAACTCGGGAGACGCTCTGAAGATGATCGAGGCTGCCAAGGAGAACAGGAAGGTTCTGATGGTCAACCACTCGCAGAGGTTCTTCCCGCACCATATCAAAGCAAAAGAGATCGTTCAATCCGGCGTGCTGGGGGAGATAAGACTCGTCAAGACCATGTTTGGACACGCCGGTCCGGAGAACTGGTCTCCGAGCGCAGCGTGGTTCTTCGACAAGAACGTTGCCATGTTTGGAGCCCTTGGCGATCTCGGCGTTCACAAGGTGGACCTGATCAGATACATCACCGGCCTGGACATCGTGGAGTGCACAGGATTCATCGCAACGCTCGAAAAACGGGCATCGGTGGAGGACGTAGCGAGTGCGGTTCTGAGACTTTCCAACTCAAGCCTGGCGACACTCGATTCGAACTGGATCACGAAAGGACTCGAGGAAAACTACTTCGTCGTTTACGGAGAGAAGGGCACGATGAAGGTGGGACAGACCGACCCGACGAAGATCGACATATATCTCGAAAAACCTTTCAGGATGCACGGTGAGATCGTTTTGAGACCGCTGTTCACCAACGAAGATCCTTACTGGAAGATGCCGGTCGTGGACCACTTCGCGAAGGTGTGCCTCGGTTTGGAAGAGCCCATCGTGAAGCCTGAAGATGGATACATCGCGGTCAAAGTGGTCGAGAGGATATTCGAATCTGCAAAGAGAGGGCAGGCAGTGAAGGTAGAATGA
- the nadD gene encoding nicotinate (nicotinamide) nucleotide adenylyltransferase: MGTPSGLEITTSNTTSRIGIFGGTFNPPHVGHLIVAQYALELLQLELLYVVPAYRPPHRSGDVAPFELRFEWCVKTFELKNTMVSDYEKQRGDVSYSLYTVQHFAGKHGCVPYFIVGEDALRYIETWHRYRDLLSSCHFVVYPRYCGKPYQERAKEVLGELFDRIVFLNAPLIEISSSEIRERIRQGKSIKGMVVAQIEESVVNHYGKV; the protein is encoded by the coding sequence ATGGGGACACCGTCTGGATTGGAGATTACGACTTCGAATACCACGAGTAGGATCGGCATCTTCGGTGGAACGTTCAATCCCCCACACGTGGGACATCTGATTGTGGCCCAGTACGCGCTCGAACTGTTACAGCTCGAACTGCTCTACGTCGTACCGGCGTACAGACCCCCGCACAGATCCGGCGACGTGGCCCCGTTCGAGCTGCGCTTCGAATGGTGCGTCAAAACCTTCGAACTGAAAAACACCATGGTGAGCGATTATGAAAAACAGCGTGGAGATGTTTCCTATTCACTCTACACGGTCCAGCATTTCGCCGGGAAGCACGGATGCGTCCCGTACTTCATCGTCGGAGAAGATGCGCTCAGGTACATAGAAACCTGGCACAGATACAGAGATCTTTTGAGCTCATGTCACTTCGTCGTTTATCCACGCTACTGCGGCAAACCCTACCAGGAGAGGGCTAAGGAGGTCCTCGGGGAACTCTTCGACAGGATCGTCTTCCTCAACGCCCCACTGATCGAAATATCGTCCAGCGAGATAAGGGAAAGGATCAGACAGGGAAAGAGCATAAAAGGAATGGTCGTAGCACAGATCGAAGAGTCGGTCGTGAACCACTATGGGAAGGTTTAG
- a CDS encoding LacI family DNA-binding transcriptional regulator yields the protein MPTLRDVANLANVSVSTVSKVLNGKGRVSEAKKKEILKIARELGYTPNYHARNMARKSKILTVGLIVPDIINPFFARLTRGVQKACGEDTLVILMDSFRNLEREEKLIRNARFFGIDGIIIGNSRVSDDLVEEISDYIPVVVFDKFYELDNVVSIVLDNRYGAYMATKHLIENGCRNIVHLGGTHELYVSLERAKGYEAAMNEAGLKAFVEPVGYNESAGYEGMKRLLEEGVQIDGVFCMNDLVAIGAMRALKERNLKIPSDVAIVGFDNDEELCEIIDPPLSSVHQPVEEMGEVAAKLLFELIKGNSKIKRYVFSPRLVVRRSSLKKVDL from the coding sequence TTGCCAACCCTTAGAGATGTGGCAAATTTGGCCAACGTTTCTGTCTCGACCGTCTCGAAGGTTCTCAACGGTAAAGGGCGCGTGAGTGAGGCGAAGAAAAAAGAAATTCTCAAAATCGCGAGAGAGCTCGGCTACACGCCCAACTATCATGCGCGCAACATGGCACGAAAGAGCAAGATACTCACCGTGGGGCTCATCGTGCCGGACATCATAAACCCGTTCTTTGCGAGGCTCACGCGCGGAGTTCAGAAGGCCTGTGGTGAGGACACGCTCGTCATACTGATGGATTCTTTCAGAAACTTGGAGAGAGAGGAAAAACTCATCAGGAATGCGAGGTTTTTCGGAATCGATGGGATCATCATTGGAAACTCGCGTGTCAGCGACGATCTGGTGGAAGAGATTTCCGATTACATCCCGGTGGTGGTTTTCGACAAGTTCTACGAGCTCGACAACGTTGTCTCGATCGTGCTGGACAACCGCTACGGTGCGTACATGGCGACGAAACACCTGATCGAAAACGGTTGCAGGAACATAGTCCATCTCGGTGGAACGCACGAACTGTACGTTTCTCTGGAGAGGGCGAAGGGCTACGAAGCGGCCATGAACGAGGCGGGTTTAAAAGCGTTCGTTGAACCGGTTGGGTACAACGAATCTGCTGGTTACGAAGGGATGAAGAGATTGCTCGAAGAGGGTGTTCAGATCGATGGTGTGTTCTGCATGAACGATCTCGTCGCGATAGGTGCTATGAGGGCGCTGAAGGAAAGAAATCTTAAGATTCCGAGCGACGTGGCGATCGTTGGATTCGACAACGATGAAGAGCTGTGTGAGATCATCGATCCACCTCTGAGTTCGGTTCATCAGCCTGTGGAGGAGATGGGTGAGGTCGCGGCGAAACTGCTCTTCGAACTGATCAAGGGAAATTCGAAGATAAAACGTTACGTGTTTTCCCCAAGGCTCGTGGTCAGACGCTCGAGCTTGAAGAAGGTGGATCTATGA
- the obgE gene encoding GTPase ObgE, with amino-acid sequence MEREDFVDRVKIFVKAGDGGNGAVSFRREKYVPKGGPDGGDGGDGGFVILRADAGLSTLLKFKYQKKFVAENGQHGRGKKQAGKNGEDLIIDVPVGTIVKDAETGEIIADLDRHGMMVCVARGGKGGRGNVHFATSTLRAPRIAESGEKGEERWLELELKLLADAGLVGFPNVGKSSLIAAMSNARPKIADYPFTTLIPNLGVVRVGRDIEYVLADIPGLIEGAHRGSGLGNLFLRHIERCSVLVHVVDIACVEGRDFLKDYDTIMEELHKYSPELLKKPQILVANKIDLLDEEELNKRLERLKQHTGKDPIAVSALTRQNIETLKEKIAQFVGESKLKLKMLPAPPFEKPKPVKTRLELKFDFEIVKTKEGFVVKGEQIEAWLKRYSLEHRDALIRFLDVLERNGLSEKLKQAGAKDGDTVWIGDYDFEYHE; translated from the coding sequence TTGGAAAGGGAAGATTTTGTTGACAGAGTGAAGATATTCGTGAAGGCTGGAGATGGTGGAAACGGTGCGGTGAGTTTCCGCAGGGAAAAGTACGTGCCCAAAGGTGGCCCGGACGGCGGAGATGGGGGCGATGGTGGTTTCGTCATCCTCCGCGCCGATGCGGGCCTCTCCACGTTGCTCAAGTTCAAATACCAGAAAAAGTTCGTTGCCGAGAATGGCCAGCACGGTCGTGGTAAGAAGCAGGCGGGCAAGAACGGTGAGGATCTGATCATAGACGTTCCCGTGGGTACCATTGTGAAGGACGCGGAGACGGGCGAGATCATCGCCGACCTCGACAGACACGGTATGATGGTCTGCGTTGCGCGTGGCGGTAAGGGTGGCAGGGGTAACGTCCACTTCGCCACGAGCACACTCAGGGCTCCCAGGATCGCAGAGTCGGGCGAGAAGGGCGAAGAGAGGTGGCTCGAACTCGAGCTCAAACTGCTCGCCGATGCAGGCCTTGTGGGCTTTCCCAACGTCGGAAAATCGTCTTTGATAGCCGCCATGAGCAACGCGAGGCCCAAGATCGCGGATTATCCTTTCACCACACTGATCCCGAACCTCGGTGTGGTGAGAGTCGGCAGGGACATCGAATACGTCCTGGCAGACATTCCAGGTTTGATCGAAGGTGCACACAGGGGAAGTGGGCTTGGAAATCTCTTCTTGAGACACATAGAAAGATGCAGCGTCCTCGTGCACGTGGTGGACATAGCCTGCGTCGAGGGCAGGGACTTTTTGAAAGACTACGACACGATCATGGAAGAGCTGCACAAGTACAGTCCAGAACTTTTGAAAAAACCTCAGATCCTGGTCGCGAACAAGATAGACCTGCTCGACGAAGAGGAGCTGAACAAAAGGTTGGAGAGATTAAAACAACACACCGGTAAAGATCCGATCGCGGTGTCCGCACTGACGAGGCAGAACATCGAAACGCTCAAAGAAAAGATCGCCCAGTTCGTCGGTGAGAGCAAGTTGAAGCTGAAGATGCTCCCCGCACCTCCTTTCGAAAAACCAAAACCCGTGAAGACCAGACTGGAACTCAAGTTCGATTTCGAGATCGTCAAGACGAAAGAAGGTTTCGTGGTGAAAGGAGAACAGATCGAAGCCTGGCTCAAGCGGTATTCACTCGAGCACAGGGACGCGTTGATCAGGTTCCTCGACGTGCTCGAGAGGAACGGTCTGAGCGAGAAATTGAAACAGGCAGGTGCGAAGGATGGGGACACCGTCTGGATTGGAGATTACGACTTCGAATACCACGAGTAG
- a CDS encoding PIG-L deacetylase family protein codes for MKRILVVAAHSDDPIIGAGGTMRELSLRQNRVCALSVCGDRIDGYLEAMKLLGAEAEKFGFSYGQIDEVVLSKALRKFMESFDPDIVFTHFYSEILYDHEVVSKITIDIARRFEKEIYLFEIPASSLDFQFDVAIDISGSYEFKKRAIELMKNAFDEDVYEKEIMPSIIFPAGFRGIQTGCAYAEVFKHLGSRFPLSPHRKKLIDLEKL; via the coding sequence ATGAAAAGGATACTGGTTGTCGCGGCGCACAGCGACGATCCCATCATAGGTGCTGGCGGAACGATGAGGGAACTTTCGCTGCGGCAGAACCGTGTCTGCGCACTGAGCGTTTGTGGAGATAGGATAGATGGTTACCTCGAAGCCATGAAATTGCTCGGAGCAGAGGCAGAAAAGTTCGGTTTTTCGTACGGTCAGATAGACGAGGTGGTTCTCTCGAAAGCGCTCAGAAAGTTCATGGAGAGTTTCGACCCAGACATAGTTTTCACACACTTCTACAGTGAGATCCTGTACGACCATGAGGTTGTTTCAAAGATCACCATCGATATTGCGAGAAGGTTCGAAAAGGAGATCTATCTGTTCGAGATTCCAGCTTCGAGTCTGGACTTTCAGTTCGACGTGGCGATCGATATATCAGGTTCCTACGAATTCAAAAAGAGGGCCATAGAGCTCATGAAGAACGCTTTCGATGAGGACGTCTACGAGAAGGAGATCATGCCATCGATCATCTTCCCGGCGGGCTTCAGGGGCATTCAAACCGGTTGCGCCTACGCAGAGGTGTTCAAACATTTAGGAAGCAGGTTCCCACTGTCTCCGCACAGAAAGAAGCTGATCGATCTGGAAAAACTCTGA
- a CDS encoding Do family serine endopeptidase, translating to MRKVFVMLGALVAVVSMFALVNPDYQSPIVAVVEACAPAVVKVEAVKTVRSPYFDPFIEDFFRRWFGYSPFGGTQRATSIGSGFIFDKAGYILTNEHVVSGASEITVTLLDGSSYKAEYVGGDAELDIAVLKIKAEKEFPTLELGDSDKVKIGEWAIAIGNPLGFQHTVTIGVVSATGRRIPKPDGSGYYTNLIQTDAAINPGNSGGPLLNIHGQVIGINTAIINPQEAVNLGFAIPINTVKRFINQLVQTGKAQKAYLGVRLTTVTDELAKALGLKVNKGALIVQVLENSPADRAGLKDNDVVVKFDGVDVSSDAELVSLIHSHVPGDVVEIVVNRNGKEIKFIVTLGSSSDEEVQSAVAAKEFLGIVVGDITPSDRETYSIPVRVEGVIVRQNRGSLALQTGDVIDQIAVNGQRYAIRSVSDWNEVVGRIKKGDFVAIFAIRKGARLVYSFTY from the coding sequence ATGAGAAAGGTTTTCGTGATGCTGGGTGCGCTCGTGGCAGTAGTTTCTATGTTCGCACTGGTGAATCCGGACTATCAGAGTCCGATCGTTGCCGTCGTGGAAGCCTGTGCGCCGGCCGTCGTGAAGGTCGAAGCTGTGAAGACCGTGAGATCTCCTTACTTCGATCCTTTCATCGAAGATTTCTTCAGACGCTGGTTCGGCTATTCCCCGTTCGGCGGCACACAGAGGGCCACGAGCATCGGCTCAGGCTTCATCTTCGACAAGGCCGGTTACATCCTGACCAACGAACACGTTGTGAGCGGAGCTTCCGAGATCACCGTTACTCTCCTGGACGGTTCTTCTTACAAGGCTGAATACGTTGGTGGCGATGCGGAACTGGACATAGCAGTTCTGAAGATCAAGGCCGAGAAAGAGTTTCCGACCCTCGAACTGGGTGATTCGGACAAGGTGAAGATAGGCGAATGGGCCATAGCGATTGGAAATCCGCTCGGATTTCAGCACACCGTGACGATAGGTGTCGTGAGCGCCACGGGTAGAAGGATTCCCAAACCGGATGGTTCCGGCTACTACACTAACCTGATCCAGACAGACGCGGCGATCAACCCGGGAAACAGCGGTGGGCCACTTCTGAACATACACGGTCAGGTGATCGGCATCAACACGGCGATCATAAATCCTCAGGAAGCCGTGAACCTTGGTTTTGCAATTCCCATAAACACCGTGAAGAGGTTCATAAACCAGCTTGTGCAGACCGGTAAGGCTCAGAAGGCGTACCTCGGAGTCAGACTGACCACGGTGACGGACGAGCTCGCGAAGGCGCTCGGTTTGAAGGTGAACAAAGGTGCCCTGATCGTGCAGGTTCTGGAGAATTCTCCCGCCGACAGGGCAGGTTTGAAGGACAACGACGTGGTCGTCAAGTTCGACGGTGTGGATGTGAGCAGTGACGCGGAACTCGTCTCGCTGATACACAGTCACGTGCCGGGCGACGTGGTGGAGATCGTCGTGAACAGGAACGGTAAAGAGATCAAGTTCATCGTCACGCTCGGCTCTTCGAGCGATGAGGAAGTCCAGTCAGCCGTCGCGGCGAAAGAGTTCCTCGGCATCGTGGTGGGCGACATAACACCTTCGGACAGGGAAACATACTCCATACCGGTACGCGTTGAAGGCGTGATCGTTCGTCAGAACAGAGGTTCGCTCGCCCTTCAGACTGGCGATGTGATCGACCAGATCGCCGTCAACGGCCAAAGATACGCGATCAGATCCGTCAGCGACTGGAACGAAGTGGTGGGAAGGATCAAGAAGGGTGACTTCGTAGCGATCTTCGCCATCAGAAAAGGTGCAAGACTGGTTTACAGTTTCACTTACTGA